Proteins from one Panicum virgatum strain AP13 chromosome 7K, P.virgatum_v5, whole genome shotgun sequence genomic window:
- the LOC120642757 gene encoding U11/U12 small nuclear ribonucleoprotein 25 kDa protein-like, with translation MDSGSGKPEEVAAFQNSEAKQARLQSMLAALLDDPILADVPRKPSLADVDTLINLELGSAMRVTVVKLDNTSFDVAVSNAATVKDLKLAIRKKINEIEQEKMGHRHISWKHVWDNYCLTHHNEKLVDDSSALSSHGVRNNSKVCFSPHIMSRVHRKHSRRRKHRFFHGLSKKL, from the exons AAACAGCGAGGCCAAGCAGGCGAGGCTGCAGTCCATGCTCGCCGCGCTCCTCGACGACCCCATACTCGCGGACGTCCCCAGGAAGCCCTCCCTCGCTGACGTCGACACGCTGATaaacctcgagctcgggagcGCCATGAGGGTGACCGTTGTCAAGTTGGACAACACCTCCTTCG ATGTTGCGGTGTCGAATGCTGCCACGGTCAAGGATTTGAAGCTAGCTATCAGGAAGAAGATCAATGAGATAGAACAAGAGAAGATGGGGCATCGTCACATCTCGTG GAAGCATGTATGGGATAACTACTGCTTGACACATCATAATGAGAAGCTGGTAGATGACAGTTCTGCACTTTCTTCCCACGGCGTCCGAAATAACTCTAAG GTCTGCTTCTCACCACATATCATGTCCAGAGTGCACCGGAAGCACTCTAGAAGAAGAAAACACCGCTTCTTCCATGGTCTTAGCAAAAAACTGTGA
- the LOC120642759 gene encoding WUSCHEL-related homeobox 1-like: MAANVGGRSVGGGAGAGGTGGAVAPCRASGSRWTPTPEQIKLLKDLYYGCGIRSPNSEQIQRITAMLRQYGKIEGKNVFYWFQNHKARERQKRRLTNLDVNFPAAATAEASHLGALSLSSPSGAAPPSSPLGLYPGNGGGSALQLDTSSDWGSTTAMATETCVLQDYMGVMRSTGGHHGSSASAGAAASPWACLSSSDSWAAAAAAPTTTRAPETLPLFPTGDSSHPPRPRHGAPAPAGDAIRGGYLPTLPFWGAAATATTTTSVTIQQQHHQLLQLQEQYSFYTTTSQPQDASAATASLELSLSSWCCPYTAGTM, translated from the exons aTGGCGGCCAATGTGGGCGGCAGGAGCGTTGGCGGTGGTGCTGGAGCGGGAGGCACCGGCGGCGCCGTGGCGCCGTGCCGCGCCAGCGGCTCGCGGTGGACGCCGACGCCGGAGCAGATCAAGCTACTCAAGGATCTCTACTACGGCTGCGGCATCCGGTCGCCCAACTCGGAGCAGATCCAGCGCATCACCGCCATGCTGCGCCAGTACGGCAAGATCGAGGGCAAGAACGTCTTCTACTGGTTCCAGAACCACAAGGCCCGCGAGCGGCAGAAGCGGCGCCTCACCAACCTCGACGTCaacttccccgccgccgccacggccgagGCCAGCCACCTCGGCGCCCTCTCGCTCTCGTCGCCTTCAG gcgcggcgcctccctcctcccccctgGGCTTGTAccccggcaatggcggcggctcCGCGTTGCAGCTGGACACTAGCTCCGATTGGGGCAGCAccaccgccatggccaccgagaCATGCGTCCTGCAG GACTACATGGGCGTGATGAGGAGCACGGGCGGCCACCACGGTAGcagcgccagcgccggcgccgcggcctcgccgtgGGCATGCCTCTCGTCGTCGGactcgtgggcggcggcggcggcggcaccgacgACGACGCGGGCGCCCGAGACGCTCCCTCTCTTCCCGACCGGCGACAGCAGCCACCCTCCGCGGCCGCGGCACGGAGCCCCAGCACCAGCAGGCGACGCCATCCGCGGCGGCTACCTGCCCACCCTGCCGTTCTGGGGTGCcgctgccactgccaccactaCCACTTCCGTTACgatccagcagcagcaccaccagctgctgcagctgcaggagcAGTACAGCTTTTACACCACCACCAGCCAGCCCCAGGATGCATCAGCTGCTACTGCATCCCTGGAGCTCAGCCTCAGCTCCTGGTGCTGCCCTTACACTGCAGGGACCATGTGA